In Maridesulfovibrio bastinii DSM 16055, a single genomic region encodes these proteins:
- a CDS encoding amino acid ABC transporter ATP-binding protein, with amino-acid sequence MQGTHPHDAPHLADSPAVIKITGLNKWYGQFHVLKDIDLEVRRGECVVVCGPSGSGKSTLIRTINRLEEHQEGIIEVNGTILTNDVRKIEMIRREVGMVFQQFNLFPHLSILENVISGPVHVRNMPRKKAEEIAMTYLKRVGIAEQAAKFPGQLSGGQQQRVAIARALAMQPEIMLFDEPTSALDPEMIKEVLDVMRELAQQGMTMICVTHEMGFAREVSDTMVFMDKGQVVEYSPVKEFFTAPKEERSRLFLDQILNH; translated from the coding sequence ATGCAAGGTACCCATCCCCATGATGCTCCGCATCTTGCTGACAGCCCTGCGGTAATTAAAATTACCGGATTGAACAAATGGTACGGCCAGTTCCATGTTTTAAAAGATATCGATCTTGAAGTCCGCCGTGGTGAATGTGTCGTGGTCTGCGGACCTTCAGGATCAGGTAAATCAACTTTGATCAGAACTATAAACCGGCTTGAGGAACATCAGGAAGGAATAATTGAAGTTAACGGAACTATCCTGACCAACGATGTTCGCAAAATAGAAATGATTCGCCGTGAAGTCGGTATGGTTTTCCAGCAATTCAATCTGTTTCCCCATCTGTCCATACTGGAAAATGTGATTTCCGGTCCGGTGCATGTCAGGAATATGCCCCGCAAAAAGGCAGAAGAAATAGCCATGACCTATCTGAAGCGTGTCGGGATAGCCGAGCAGGCCGCTAAATTTCCCGGACAGCTTTCCGGAGGTCAGCAGCAGCGGGTTGCAATTGCCAGAGCTCTTGCCATGCAGCCTGAAATTATGCTGTTTGACGAGCCGACATCGGCCCTTGACCCTGAAATGATTAAAGAAGTTCTTGATGTTATGCGTGAGCTTGCACAGCAGGGTATGACCATGATCTGCGTGACTCATGAAATGGGTTTTGCCAGAGAGGTTTCCGATACCATGGTCTTTATGGATAAGGGGCAGGTTGTTGAATACTCCCCGGTAAAAGAATTCTTTACTGCTCCTAAAGAAGAGCGGAGCAGACTTTTTCTGGATCAGATTTTAAACCATTGA